In Balearica regulorum gibbericeps isolate bBalReg1 chromosome 2, bBalReg1.pri, whole genome shotgun sequence, one DNA window encodes the following:
- the LOC104639264 gene encoding lymphocyte antigen 6E, which produces MKTSLLVLLVIALCTESAFSLMCFTCKDADSNINCLSTTTCSEHEKYCLTTYSTTGLGKDRSQRITKKCSAFCPTIDLNIGIAGVATSCCETSLCNISGASSVKTSFTMIALGVLASLACILRLGF; this is translated from the exons ATGAAGACTTCTCTTCTTGTCCTGCTCGTCATAGCCTTGTGCACGGAGAGTG CTTTCTCCTTGATGTGTTTCACATGCAAAGATGCAGATTCCAACATAAACTGTCTCAGTACAACCACATGCTCTGAGCATGAGAAGTACTGTCTCACAACCTATTCTACCACGGGACTTG GCAAGGACCGTAGCCAGCGTATTACCAAGAAATGTTCTGCATTTTGCCCAACAATTGACCTGAATATCGGCATAGCCGGTGTTGCTACCAGCTGCTGCGAGACATCCTTGTGCAACATCAGTGGTGCCAGCAGTGTGAAAACCAGCTTCACTATGATAGCTCTGGGCGTCTTGGCCAGTCTCGCCTGCATCCTCCGGCTGGGTTTTTaa